In Chryseobacterium lactis, a single genomic region encodes these proteins:
- a CDS encoding T9SS type A sorting domain-containing protein, whose protein sequence is MKKILFTLWVSGFSIAYSQNLNFSDAKFKALVVSAASTNQIAKDFNGNYISVDVNGDGEIQLSEAQQVKVLTVKQDPAKVYIDPNGNTSDPANIRTAYYNSHLPDGISDALLFPNLEELYFWDTKAANISFTNNSKIKKVQGRPYYYDLSQGGQYIASPINLSFNNCSGIQNIADVIAYQTSGNPWSSLENSLRIKNCQQINSNATINAAELRELYIQNSTITTLNFISCNFLEKIDVPNLNSLTKISIVSDVSTSLSPSSPDPNIKLNANNCTNLQEIIADTDHYNSTGAYFSEAHLNGCTSLKKIKGLNAPSIDLSTAGLINLEELDISFYNRSGYRTTSGIYFGDANSLNLAGLPKLKILKAFNQKITNNVNFSVAQALENIDITNSCGYMNTVNVSNLPLLHTLKTDRLMTDGTEGPANLQNIIAKNCPVLTNFEFNNNGDLRKLDLENCPALQNLTIGYLSGINTFSNLEEINLKQCTGMKEITVNSTKISSLDTKDCVALQSLQMSYNDLLTEVNISNNTNLESLSLAALPLLTQVNTSNNSKLRNVNFNNCAQINQLNFSTLSSLQGVTIWNMPNLTSVNLRNGSIEDFIDFTNNNSNLSVCVDDAQLNDMQTMYPDITFTTNCDATLRAKTSKIRAKQIQVFPNPAKDILQVSADTPIKNIKLIDMQQRVIFDENFNRNMIKIDVSGHPSGAYLMKITTEKDQNIEKIIKE, encoded by the coding sequence ATGAAAAAAATTCTATTTACCTTATGGGTAAGCGGATTTTCCATCGCTTATTCCCAGAACCTAAACTTTTCTGATGCAAAATTCAAAGCATTGGTTGTAAGTGCAGCTTCAACGAATCAAATCGCAAAAGATTTTAATGGAAATTATATATCTGTAGATGTTAATGGAGATGGTGAGATCCAGCTTTCAGAAGCACAACAGGTGAAAGTACTCACGGTAAAGCAAGACCCTGCAAAAGTCTATATTGATCCCAATGGAAATACTTCTGATCCGGCTAATATAAGGACTGCCTATTATAACAGTCATTTGCCGGATGGCATTTCGGATGCGCTTCTTTTCCCCAATCTTGAAGAGCTTTATTTTTGGGATACCAAGGCTGCCAACATCAGTTTTACCAACAATTCAAAAATCAAAAAAGTACAGGGAAGGCCTTATTATTATGATTTATCACAAGGAGGGCAATATATAGCATCGCCAATTAATCTTTCTTTTAATAATTGTTCCGGGATTCAGAATATTGCTGATGTAATTGCTTATCAGACCAGTGGCAATCCATGGTCCTCTCTTGAAAATAGTTTAAGAATAAAAAACTGTCAGCAGATTAACAGCAATGCAACTATTAATGCTGCGGAACTCAGGGAACTCTATATTCAGAATTCTACGATTACTACTCTGAATTTTATTTCATGTAATTTTTTGGAAAAAATTGATGTTCCCAATTTGAATTCGCTGACAAAAATTTCAATTGTATCAGACGTTTCAACATCCTTATCCCCAAGCAGTCCTGATCCAAATATTAAGTTAAATGCCAATAATTGTACAAATCTGCAGGAAATTATTGCTGATACAGATCATTACAATTCTACGGGAGCTTATTTCTCGGAAGCACATCTTAATGGTTGTACTTCTTTAAAGAAAATAAAGGGATTGAATGCTCCATCCATTGATCTTAGTACGGCAGGACTGATTAATCTTGAAGAACTGGATATTTCCTTTTACAACAGATCAGGATATCGAACGACATCCGGGATTTATTTTGGCGATGCAAATTCATTAAACCTTGCGGGTCTTCCAAAACTTAAAATACTGAAGGCTTTCAATCAAAAAATCACCAATAATGTAAACTTCAGTGTAGCACAAGCATTGGAAAACATTGATATCACCAATTCTTGCGGTTATATGAATACGGTGAACGTTAGCAACCTTCCTCTTCTGCACACTTTAAAAACAGATCGTTTAATGACTGACGGGACTGAAGGTCCGGCTAATCTTCAGAATATTATTGCTAAAAATTGTCCTGTACTCACCAATTTTGAATTTAATAATAATGGGGATTTAAGAAAACTTGATTTGGAAAACTGCCCCGCGTTACAAAATTTGACGATCGGCTATCTTTCCGGAATTAATACGTTCTCCAACTTAGAAGAAATTAATCTTAAACAATGTACCGGAATGAAAGAAATCACAGTAAACTCAACGAAAATTTCTAGTCTTGATACAAAGGATTGCGTTGCTTTACAGTCTTTGCAGATGTCTTACAATGATCTTCTTACTGAAGTCAATATCTCAAACAATACCAATTTAGAATCATTGTCACTTGCTGCTTTACCTTTACTTACACAAGTAAACACATCAAATAATAGTAAGTTAAGAAATGTAAATTTTAATAATTGTGCTCAAATTAACCAACTCAATTTCTCCACTTTATCTTCCCTACAGGGAGTTACAATCTGGAATATGCCCAACCTCACATCTGTCAATCTGAGAAATGGTTCTATTGAAGACTTTATTGATTTTACCAATAACAATTCTAATTTATCAGTTTGTGTGGATGATGCCCAACTCAATGATATGCAAACCATGTATCCTGACATTACATTTACGACAAACTGTGATGCAACTTTACGTGCAAAAACATCAAAAATAAGGGCGAAACAAATCCAGGTTTTTCCTAATCCTGCAAAAGATATTCTACAGGTAAGTGCTGACACTCCTATAAAAAATATTAAACTTATTGATATGCAACAACGGGTTATTTTCGATGAGAATTTTAACCGGAATATGATAAAAATTGATGTTTCCGGCCACCCAAGTGGAGCTTATCTGATGAAGATCACCACTGAAAAAGATCAAAATATAGAAAAAATAATCAAGGAATAA
- a CDS encoding DUF72 domain-containing protein translates to MKFGQVEDPSKIDFTLPKDHPRTKEILSLNKKGLENISIGCAKWNKTDLKGFYPKGTKDELTYYATQFNSIELNATFYGMPTPDQVKTWKEKTPENFKFFPKITNTVSHFRRLIDVTDPVTHFASAVINFDEKLGMAFLQLHDNFKPKDYDRLEKFVKEWPKEVPLAIELRNTEWFSDEEIFNTTCDLFEAHNITNIIVDTAGRRDMLHMRLTTPHAFIRYVGANAESDYERLDDWLKRLTQWKKEGLQNVYFFVHQNIEKASPLLSAYFIKKVNEDWKTDIHIPQMATENTGTLF, encoded by the coding sequence ATGAAATTCGGACAAGTAGAAGACCCTTCCAAAATAGATTTCACCCTTCCAAAAGATCATCCAAGAACAAAAGAAATTTTAAGTCTTAATAAAAAAGGTCTTGAAAACATTTCTATCGGATGTGCAAAGTGGAATAAAACGGATCTTAAAGGATTTTATCCTAAAGGAACTAAAGACGAGCTGACCTATTATGCTACCCAGTTTAATTCTATTGAACTAAATGCTACTTTTTACGGAATGCCTACTCCTGATCAGGTAAAAACGTGGAAAGAAAAAACACCGGAAAATTTTAAATTTTTCCCTAAAATCACCAATACCGTTTCTCATTTCAGAAGATTAATTGACGTTACGGATCCGGTCACTCATTTCGCCTCTGCTGTTATTAATTTTGATGAAAAGTTAGGAATGGCTTTCCTTCAGCTTCATGATAATTTTAAGCCTAAAGATTATGACAGACTGGAAAAATTTGTCAAAGAATGGCCAAAAGAAGTTCCTTTAGCTATAGAACTTAGAAATACAGAATGGTTCAGTGACGAGGAAATTTTCAATACTACCTGTGACCTTTTTGAAGCTCATAACATCACCAATATTATTGTAGATACTGCCGGAAGAAGAGATATGCTTCATATGCGTCTCACGACTCCCCATGCATTTATCCGTTATGTAGGAGCTAATGCAGAAAGCGATTACGAAAGACTTGATGACTGGTTGAAACGTCTTACTCAATGGAAAAAAGAAGGCCTTCAAAATGTATATTTTTTTGTACATCAAAATATAGAGAAAGCGTCACCATTATTATCTGCTTACTTCATCAAAAAAGTAAATGAAGACTGGAAAACAGATATCCATATCCCGCAAATGGCAACTGAAAATACAGGGACTCTTTTTTAA
- a CDS encoding porin family protein translates to MKKTLSGFLLFCLTLIYAQVKFEKGYIINNDNVKTEVLIKNKGWASNPDNISYKSEDSSEEITGTPSTIKEFGIYNDSKYVSYNGDMDRSPDDISNLSNSQNPQFTKSSVFLKEVTSGARNLYSYKSFITRYFYSGVDLNIHPLIYKKYFSEGNKLMIATNDEYIDQLKNIFSDDKGVQAQANNAQYTTQSLTKLFKAYNGKIQPDSNNQSNNEIIIEKKKEIKFNLTIRPGINFYSPLKLEDSFSNPGFSSKTNFRIGVEAELILPFNRNKWSLIIEPTFSQYSNKRTSVQADNGLYNIAMDNYSFISIPLGVRHHMYLNDKSKIFIDASINLFNIKTSSSSTMEIEYNGYVFDKLAIANSHTFRGSSFGIGYNYNNKYSIEGRINTPVNILDKDLPYANIKYFSLILGYNIF, encoded by the coding sequence ATGAAAAAGACACTTTCAGGCTTTCTTTTATTTTGCCTTACCTTGATTTATGCTCAAGTAAAATTTGAAAAAGGGTATATTATCAATAATGACAACGTCAAAACAGAGGTATTGATCAAAAATAAAGGCTGGGCAAGCAATCCTGATAATATTAGCTATAAATCAGAAGATAGCTCTGAAGAAATTACCGGAACACCATCTACGATCAAAGAATTTGGAATATATAATGATTCAAAATATGTTTCTTATAATGGTGATATGGATCGTTCACCGGATGATATTTCTAATCTTTCAAATTCCCAAAATCCTCAGTTTACTAAAAGTTCCGTATTCTTAAAGGAAGTGACTTCTGGTGCCAGAAATTTATACTCCTATAAAAGTTTTATTACCAGATATTTTTATTCGGGCGTGGATTTAAACATTCATCCTTTAATCTATAAAAAATACTTTTCAGAAGGTAACAAGTTAATGATAGCTACTAATGATGAATATATTGACCAGTTAAAAAATATCTTTTCCGATGATAAAGGTGTACAAGCCCAAGCAAATAATGCGCAATACACAACACAAAGCTTAACAAAACTATTTAAGGCTTATAATGGTAAGATACAGCCAGACTCCAATAATCAATCAAATAATGAAATTATTATTGAGAAGAAAAAGGAAATAAAATTTAACCTTACTATCAGACCTGGAATTAATTTTTACTCACCGCTAAAATTAGAAGACTCATTCTCTAATCCAGGATTTTCGTCAAAAACTAATTTTAGAATTGGTGTAGAAGCTGAGTTAATTCTACCTTTTAACAGAAATAAATGGTCCCTTATTATAGAGCCTACATTTTCTCAGTACTCTAACAAAAGAACAAGTGTTCAAGCTGATAATGGTCTTTATAATATTGCCATGGATAATTACTCATTTATTAGTATTCCATTAGGAGTAAGACATCATATGTACCTAAATGATAAATCAAAAATTTTCATCGATGCCAGTATTAATCTTTTCAATATAAAAACCAGCTCTTCCTCTACTATGGAGATAGAATATAATGGATATGTTTTTGATAAACTAGCCATAGCCAACTCTCATACTTTCAGAGGTTCTAGTTTTGGAATTGGCTATAACTATAATAATAAATATAGCATAGAAGGCAGAATTAATACCCCTGTCAATATATTGGATAAAGATCTTCCGTATGCCAATATTAAATACTTCTCCTTAATTTTAGGATATAATATTTTCTAA
- a CDS encoding HD domain-containing protein, with the protein MKSTIDNTVEFVKEKLKGAEAGHDWFHIERVWKLARKIAQTEDCNQEVVELSALLHDIADPKFHNGDETIAPKISREFLESQNVSEETIQKVLFVIENISFKNRSQAPENPPIELKIVQDADRIDAIGAIGIARTFNFGGFKNNLMYDPAVEPNLGMSKEEYKKSNGTTINHFYEKLLLLKNLMNTEEGKKIAEERHHYMLNFLDQFYKEWNVD; encoded by the coding sequence ATGAAAAGTACGATTGACAACACTGTAGAATTTGTAAAAGAAAAATTGAAAGGAGCAGAAGCAGGACACGACTGGTTCCATATTGAAAGAGTCTGGAAGCTGGCCAGAAAAATTGCCCAAACAGAAGACTGTAATCAGGAGGTGGTAGAGCTCTCTGCACTTCTTCATGATATTGCAGATCCTAAGTTTCATAACGGAGATGAAACCATTGCTCCGAAAATTTCAAGAGAATTTCTTGAAAGTCAAAATGTGTCAGAAGAGACCATTCAAAAGGTTTTGTTTGTGATTGAAAACATTTCCTTCAAAAACAGGAGTCAGGCTCCGGAAAACCCGCCTATTGAGCTTAAGATTGTACAGGATGCAGACCGTATCGATGCCATTGGTGCGATTGGAATTGCCAGAACATTCAACTTTGGAGGATTCAAGAATAATCTGATGTATGATCCTGCAGTAGAACCTAATTTAGGAATGTCTAAAGAAGAATACAAAAAATCTAATGGGACTACCATCAATCATTTTTACGAAAAATTATTACTTCTGAAAAACCTGATGAATACTGAAGAAGGAAAAAAAATAGCCGAAGAAAGACATCATTATATGTTGAATTTCCTCGACCAGTTTTATAAAGAATGGAATGTTGATTAG
- a CDS encoding alpha/beta hydrolase family protein — MEKLILTTEDGATLSVHLFKPEKNNGKLLLINSATGVKQQVYFSFASYFSEQGFTVITYDYRGIGLSKPKDMRGFHGSMRIWGSKDYKALTHYIKTDFSEYKKYCLGHSVGALILGMNEDTEIFEELIFVGTQNAFVGNLKLRTKIEAYLGFGIVQPLTTSLLGYFPANWFGLGESLPKNCAYDWRTLILNKKSTNRLLEKIDDYSKKLTQKVFVIRAEDDVWLTEKGVLSLLNTTYPNLKPTYRLVKTSESEKNEIGHVNFFRSYNSRLWDIILNELIDK; from the coding sequence ATGGAAAAACTAATACTGACCACAGAAGACGGTGCAACACTATCGGTTCATCTTTTTAAGCCCGAAAAAAATAATGGAAAATTACTGCTGATCAACTCTGCAACAGGTGTAAAGCAACAAGTATATTTTTCCTTTGCCTCCTATTTTTCAGAACAGGGATTTACCGTTATTACTTATGATTACAGAGGAATAGGGCTTTCAAAGCCGAAAGACATGAGAGGATTCCATGGTTCGATGAGAATATGGGGATCGAAAGATTATAAAGCATTAACTCACTATATCAAAACCGATTTTTCTGAGTACAAAAAATATTGTTTGGGACATTCTGTAGGAGCTTTGATTTTAGGAATGAATGAAGATACCGAAATATTTGAAGAACTTATTTTTGTGGGAACACAAAATGCTTTTGTAGGTAATTTAAAGTTGAGGACAAAAATTGAAGCCTATCTCGGATTCGGAATTGTTCAACCTTTAACCACTTCATTGCTAGGATATTTTCCTGCCAATTGGTTCGGACTTGGAGAAAGTCTTCCAAAAAATTGTGCATATGACTGGAGAACCTTAATTTTAAACAAGAAATCAACCAACAGATTGTTGGAAAAAATTGATGACTATTCTAAAAAATTAACGCAGAAAGTATTTGTGATTCGGGCAGAGGATGATGTGTGGCTTACAGAAAAGGGCGTGTTAAGTCTTTTAAATACTACCTATCCTAACCTTAAACCGACATACAGGCTTGTGAAAACTTCCGAATCTGAGAAAAATGAGATTGGGCATGTCAATTTTTTTAGAAGCTATAATAGCAGACTTTGGGATATTATTTTAAATGAACTGATAGATAAATGA
- a CDS encoding ribokinase has protein sequence MNFSSEQPKIIVVGSSSIDLVLETEKLPLPNETVLAVNSDSYFGGKGANQAVGTSRLGASVYFIGCVGMDPLGQQIMRNLVSENVNVGFVHETDREATGTAYVTTCNGNAAIVVVPAANKYLNKSHIDEADKYFHSADLVLIQLEVSMEVVEYTVQKAKRYGNKIGLYASPAMRVSDEVLANVDFIVAKSSELYIIFGEEKREEVLTKYFNKVFVRDDTNSTIYFDGTEMKYYRNDKDETVYKMGMGDAFTSGFAIALCHGNSIEECVKFGNEVSARVSGGKGSQTGLPRISDFLS, from the coding sequence ATGAATTTCTCATCAGAACAACCCAAAATTATTGTTGTAGGCAGCTCTTCCATAGATCTTGTTTTAGAAACGGAAAAGCTTCCGTTACCTAATGAAACTGTTTTAGCAGTCAATTCAGATAGCTATTTCGGGGGAAAAGGCGCTAATCAGGCTGTAGGTACATCAAGGCTGGGTGCAAGTGTTTATTTTATAGGCTGCGTAGGCATGGATCCTCTGGGACAACAGATCATGAGGAATCTTGTAAGCGAAAATGTAAATGTCGGTTTTGTTCATGAAACTGACCGGGAAGCTACAGGAACAGCGTATGTAACAACTTGCAACGGAAATGCAGCCATTGTCGTAGTTCCGGCGGCCAACAAATATCTTAATAAGTCGCACATCGATGAGGCTGACAAGTATTTTCACAGTGCAGATCTTGTACTTATTCAACTTGAAGTGTCCATGGAGGTCGTAGAATATACTGTTCAAAAGGCTAAAAGATATGGTAACAAAATAGGTTTGTATGCCTCTCCGGCGATGAGGGTAAGTGATGAGGTTTTAGCCAATGTAGATTTTATTGTAGCAAAAAGCAGCGAATTATATATCATCTTTGGTGAAGAGAAAAGGGAAGAGGTCTTAACGAAATACTTCAATAAAGTATTCGTTCGGGACGATACCAATTCAACCATTTATTTTGACGGTACAGAGATGAAGTATTATAGAAATGATAAGGATGAGACTGTTTACAAAATGGGCATGGGAGATGCATTTACCTCAGGTTTTGCTATCGCACTTTGTCATGGTAATTCCATTGAAGAATGTGTGAAATTCGGAAATGAAGTTTCAGCAAGGGTTTCAGGTGGTAAAGGATCTCAAACCGGATTGCCGAGAATATCAGATTTCCTGTCTTAA
- a CDS encoding DUF4241 domain-containing protein, whose protein sequence is MTHIENIQKLFSKDFVESPLLESFETGKIYLSSGKLVACDPLITNDMLPFSEEFPKGDFSVIVHKERESNCVAYTEIIFNTAEIVKWKLATTKGQNIKELKEGEVFGYPVESGMGCFMDADTQGSLNELEQKLYQNKGGDFMGIYEEFFHEHFFDENGAIDQYAFLKPAEAHPGTIFAFETGYGEGFYASYIAYDKDQSPVKIITEFIEIS, encoded by the coding sequence ATGACACATATAGAAAACATACAAAAACTATTTTCAAAAGACTTTGTAGAAAGTCCTTTGCTGGAAAGTTTTGAAACCGGTAAAATTTATCTGTCCAGTGGGAAGCTGGTTGCCTGTGATCCTTTAATCACGAATGATATGCTTCCGTTTTCTGAAGAATTTCCAAAAGGAGATTTTTCTGTAATAGTTCATAAAGAAAGAGAAAGCAATTGTGTAGCGTATACAGAAATTATTTTCAATACGGCAGAAATTGTAAAATGGAAATTGGCTACTACAAAGGGACAGAATATAAAGGAACTGAAAGAAGGAGAAGTTTTTGGATACCCTGTAGAAAGCGGAATGGGCTGTTTCATGGATGCAGACACACAAGGTAGCCTTAATGAATTGGAACAAAAACTATATCAAAATAAAGGAGGTGATTTTATGGGAATCTATGAAGAATTTTTCCATGAACATTTTTTTGATGAAAATGGGGCGATCGACCAGTATGCATTTTTAAAACCTGCAGAAGCTCATCCTGGAACTATATTTGCTTTTGAGACCGGATACGGGGAAGGATTTTATGCCAGTTATATCGCTTATGATAAAGATCAATCGCCGGTGAAGATAATAACTGAATTTATTGAAATAAGTTAA
- a CDS encoding GIY-YIG nuclease family protein: MKQYFVYILRCSDNSYYTGVTSDIETRFSQHQSGKFPESYTHKRRPVELVFFCVFNDINQAIAFEKQVKGWSRNKKEAIIDDNWEKLKELSICQNESHSDNFEKKDQKGFVNICSQIFICAQPDTENK; encoded by the coding sequence ATGAAACAATATTTCGTATATATTTTGAGGTGTTCCGATAATTCCTATTATACAGGTGTTACTAGTGATATTGAGACTAGATTTTCTCAACATCAGTCAGGTAAATTTCCTGAAAGCTATACTCATAAAAGAAGACCGGTTGAACTAGTCTTCTTTTGTGTATTTAATGACATAAATCAAGCCATTGCGTTTGAGAAACAGGTAAAAGGTTGGAGCAGAAATAAAAAAGAAGCAATAATTGATGACAATTGGGAGAAATTAAAAGAATTATCTATTTGTCAAAATGAAAGTCATTCTGATAATTTTGAAAAGAAAGATCAAAAAGGCTTCGTGAACATTTGTTCGCAGATTTTCATCTGTGCTCAGCCTGACACTGAAAATAAGTAA
- a CDS encoding valine--tRNA ligase, producing the protein MQISEKYNSQETEQKWYKYWLENKYFHSEPNDKPPYTIVIPPPNVTGILHMGHMLNNTIQDVLVRRARMRGFNACWIPGTDHASIATEAKVVAKLKSEGINKSDITREQFLEHAWEWTNKYGGTILDQLKKLGCSCDWDRTRFTLEDKLSQQVIKSFVDLYNKGLIYRGYRMVNWDPEAKTNISDEEVIFKEQNGKLYFLKYKIEGSEEFLSVATTRPETIFGDTAVCINPNDERYAHLKGKNVIVPIVNRVVPIIEDEYVDIEFGTGALKITPAHDINDYEIGQKHQLKMIDALDDDGNLNEHGLHYAGQNRFDVRKQIAKELEEKDLLLKAEDYVNKVGTSERTGAVIEPKVSVQWFLKMSEIAKPALDVVMDDEVKFYPEKFKNTYKHWMENIRDWNISRQLWWGQQIPAYYYGAGDEEFVVAETKEEALELAKQKTGNQELTIEGLRQDDDALDTWFSSWLWPMSVFDGLLDPENKDINYYYPTSDLVTGPDIIFFWVARMIMAGLEYRKEVPFKNVYFTGIVRDKQRRKMSKSLGNSPDPLELMDKYGADGVRVGILLSSAAGNDLLFDEDLMLQGRNFMTKIWNAFRLINMWNHEEKSAIATDNQAIEWFENKLNKTIVEINDQFEKFRISDALHLIYKLIWDDFCGWYLEAIKPNYGEGISKEVYNKTIYFFEELMKLLHPFMPFLTEELWQTISERNIEEALVVAQQKEAEAFDETIIKNFETAAELISGVRNYRQTKGISPRESAEIFTNASEFANEAVVRKLANVSEIHFGQKTDKPSFTFLVGATEVSIPLSENLDLGEEKIKTEEELKYLKGFLISVDKKLSNEKFVANAKPEVVEVERKKQKDALDKIAILEEKLKSL; encoded by the coding sequence ATGCAGATTTCAGAAAAGTACAATTCACAAGAAACAGAACAAAAATGGTACAAGTACTGGTTGGAAAACAAGTATTTTCATTCAGAACCAAATGATAAACCACCATATACCATAGTCATTCCTCCACCAAACGTGACGGGGATTTTGCACATGGGACATATGTTGAACAATACCATTCAAGATGTTCTGGTCCGTCGTGCAAGAATGCGCGGCTTTAATGCTTGTTGGATTCCGGGAACAGATCACGCTTCTATTGCTACCGAAGCTAAAGTTGTTGCTAAACTGAAGTCTGAAGGAATCAATAAGTCTGATATTACCCGTGAACAATTCCTGGAACATGCCTGGGAATGGACTAATAAATATGGGGGAACAATCCTTGATCAGCTTAAAAAGTTAGGATGTTCATGTGACTGGGACAGAACTCGTTTCACTTTAGAAGATAAACTTTCACAACAGGTTATCAAAAGCTTTGTAGACTTATATAACAAAGGTTTAATTTACAGAGGATACAGAATGGTAAACTGGGATCCGGAAGCGAAAACCAATATTTCAGATGAAGAGGTAATCTTTAAAGAACAGAACGGAAAATTATATTTCCTTAAATATAAAATTGAAGGTTCAGAAGAGTTCCTTTCCGTGGCTACAACCCGTCCTGAAACAATTTTCGGAGATACTGCGGTATGTATCAATCCTAATGATGAGAGATATGCTCACCTGAAGGGTAAAAACGTAATCGTTCCGATTGTAAACAGAGTAGTTCCTATTATTGAAGATGAATATGTAGACATTGAGTTCGGAACAGGAGCTTTGAAAATTACTCCGGCGCACGATATCAATGACTATGAAATCGGACAGAAACATCAATTGAAAATGATTGATGCATTGGACGATGACGGAAACTTGAATGAACACGGTCTTCACTATGCAGGACAAAACAGGTTTGATGTAAGAAAGCAGATCGCGAAAGAATTAGAAGAAAAAGATCTTTTACTTAAAGCGGAAGATTATGTAAATAAAGTAGGAACATCCGAAAGAACAGGTGCTGTAATTGAGCCTAAAGTTTCAGTACAGTGGTTCCTGAAAATGTCTGAAATTGCTAAACCGGCATTGGATGTCGTAATGGATGACGAAGTGAAATTCTATCCTGAGAAGTTTAAAAATACCTATAAACACTGGATGGAAAACATCCGTGACTGGAATATTTCCCGTCAGTTGTGGTGGGGACAACAAATCCCTGCATATTATTACGGAGCAGGTGATGAAGAGTTTGTAGTAGCTGAAACTAAAGAAGAAGCTTTAGAATTAGCAAAACAAAAGACAGGAAATCAGGAGTTAACAATAGAAGGTCTTAGACAAGACGATGACGCATTGGATACCTGGTTCTCTTCATGGTTGTGGCCAATGTCTGTATTTGACGGATTACTTGATCCTGAAAATAAAGATATCAATTATTACTATCCAACCTCTGACCTCGTTACAGGACCGGACATTATTTTCTTCTGGGTAGCCAGAATGATTATGGCCGGATTGGAATATAGAAAAGAAGTTCCATTCAAAAATGTTTATTTTACAGGTATTGTAAGAGATAAGCAGAGAAGAAAAATGTCCAAATCTTTAGGGAATTCTCCGGATCCTCTTGAATTGATGGATAAATATGGTGCTGATGGAGTGCGTGTAGGAATTTTATTGAGTTCTGCAGCCGGAAATGATCTTCTTTTTGATGAAGATTTAATGCTTCAGGGAAGAAACTTCATGACGAAGATCTGGAATGCCTTCCGTTTGATCAATATGTGGAATCATGAGGAGAAATCGGCTATTGCGACAGATAACCAGGCGATAGAATGGTTTGAAAATAAATTAAATAAAACGATTGTTGAAATCAACGACCAGTTTGAGAAATTCAGAATTTCTGATGCATTACATCTGATTTATAAATTAATTTGGGATGATTTTTGCGGTTGGTATCTTGAAGCCATTAAACCTAATTATGGAGAAGGTATTTCTAAGGAGGTTTATAATAAAACTATATATTTCTTTGAAGAATTGATGAAGTTGCTTCATCCGTTCATGCCTTTCTTAACAGAAGAATTATGGCAGACGATTTCAGAAAGAAATATTGAGGAGGCCTTAGTTGTTGCTCAGCAGAAAGAAGCGGAGGCATTTGATGAGACAATCATTAAAAATTTTGAAACCGCAGCAGAATTGATTTCAGGAGTTAGAAATTACCGTCAGACAAAAGGAATATCACCAAGAGAAAGCGCTGAGATATTTACCAATGCTTCTGAATTTGCTAACGAAGCGGTGGTAAGAAAATTGGCTAATGTTTCTGAAATTCATTTCGGGCAGAAAACGGATAAGCCGAGTTTCACTTTCCTGGTGGGTGCTACAGAAGTTTCAATTCCTTTAAGTGAAAACTTAGATTTAGGAGAAGAGAAGATTAAAACTGAAGAAGAATTAAAATATTTAAAAGGATTCTTAATTTCAGTAGATAAAAAACTTTCTAACGAAAAATTTGTTGCCAACGCAAAACCTGAAGTAGTAGAGGTAGAGCGTAAGAAACAAAAAGATGCTCTTGACAAAATTGCGATTTTGGAAGAGAAGCTGAAAAGTTTGTAA
- a CDS encoding DUF1573 domain-containing protein, with the protein MKKLIAGIALFGTFALASAQTITFDKTTFDYGTIKPSSDGTRFFTVTNTGDKPLILSNVKPSCGCTTPEFSQDPIMPGKSAKIKVGYNTALPGGFNKMIEVFSNDPANSRSVIYIKGNVDANAPEAKVLTPAEQKEAAKAEKKAAKVAKKAAAK; encoded by the coding sequence ATGAAGAAATTAATCGCAGGAATTGCATTATTCGGAACATTTGCTCTTGCATCTGCACAAACTATTACGTTTGATAAAACTACTTTTGACTACGGTACTATTAAGCCTAGTTCAGACGGTACAAGATTTTTTACAGTAACAAACACAGGTGATAAGCCTTTGATTCTTTCTAATGTAAAACCTTCTTGTGGATGTACGACACCAGAATTCAGCCAGGATCCGATCATGCCGGGAAAATCTGCTAAGATCAAAGTTGGATACAACACAGCTCTTCCGGGAGGTTTCAACAAAATGATCGAAGTTTTCTCTAACGACCCTGCAAACAGCAGAAGCGTAATCTATATCAAAGGTAACGTAGATGCTAATGCTCCTGAGGCAAAAGTATTGACTCCTGCTGAGCAGAAAGAAGCAGCAAAAGCTGAGAAAAAAGCGGCAAAAGTAGCTAAGAAAGCTGCTGCAAAGTAA